The DNA sequence ggtgtagagattaccaagCAATAAACAAacgtaaaaaataaaaactatgtccTGGGTGTGACTAGGGCACCCAGGGACTGTCCCTCCCGGTCTTTGCCCTCTCCCAGGCCCTCAGGCTTCCTGTCCCCAGCCCAGGAGGTGACATACGTTGTCATTGGGGTACAGCACACGCGAGATGTTCTCAGCGAGGTTTCGGTCGAGCACAGCTTGGATGTAGCCACCGACGTTGACTGAGGGATGAAAGTGGGGACAGCGTCAGGCTGGGGCTGAGCGTGGGCCGGGGTAGGCGGGGCTGCTGGTGGCCAGCGCTGGACTCACAGTCCTTGAGGTTGAAGTCATTGGGGGCCTTGGCCGACCACAGGCGCATGGTGTTGACGATGTTGTTGCGATAGCCAGGCACCGGAGTGTCGTAGGGCATGGCCAGCACCACCTGCAGGGGCATCGGGCTTGGCGTTAGGAGCTGGGTATCTGCCACATGACTCGTGGGGCCCTGAGAGCTGCAGTTCCAGCCTCTGTCCCCGTGCTCTGCCAATTTCCAGCCCTGGGTTCTCGTGCCAACTCTGGGTGACCATGAGCAAATCTCTCAACCTCCCTGGACCTCGTCCATAAAGAGAGGACCCCTTTATGGGATCTCCCCACACTCCCCCCTGCCTTGCCTGGCTGCTTGTGAGGATGACAGAGGGCAGTGATGAGCCCGGAGCCCAGAGGGGGGCTCTGTTGGTGGCCACTCTGCAGTGATGGGGATGAGCTAACCCCCGGTGTGAGCACAACCTAGAGGATTCTCTGGGCTCATGAGAGGGTTGGGGGAGCCTGGGTCCTGGCTGCAGGGGACACAGATGTCAAGTACATCCCAAGGCTTATGCCTGGTTGACCACAGGGCTAAGCAGCAGTGACTAATGCAGGCCCCTCCTCCCGCAATGAGCAAAGGTCAATTGCTGCCAATGACTCCTGCCACCACAGGGCTGAGGGCACATCCACGTCCCCCCCCAGCAGCACCCTTTCTCCCCAACACTCAGTCACTGGGCCCCTGATCAGAACAGAAtggaagctgaagctcagagagggaagggacTGGCCCAAGAGCACAGAGCGAGGTAGGCAGCCAGAGCCCCTGCTGGATCGTATCACGGATGACAGTGGAACCAATGCCCGAGTCTGGAAGCCAAGGGGTTTCTGCGCAGCCATCTGGAGGCCCACAGTCTGCAGCCACAGCAAGAGAACTGACAGGCTGGGATCCAGACACCTGCTTTGGCTGTCGGTTCCCTCTAacttgtgtgaccttgaacaagtcggTTCCTCTCTCAaggttttcattttctccctgtcccccctTTCTGGGCTGTTGCTTTGCTTCCCATCAAGCTGCCAGTTTTGATGTGCTGGGGAGTCAAGTCACCGTGGTTATTCCTCGATGAGTTTTGTGGGGTGGAGAGGAGCCAGGTCAGGGAAGGGCCTGGTGGGCCAGGGtggcctctctcctcctcctgggcTCTGTACTTGGCCTGGCTCCTCTGTGATCCTGTCTACAGCCTCTCCTggctccagctgtgtgacctcaagtaagtcacttaacctctctgagcctcagtgtcctccatTATAAATAGCACTGGGTCCAGCAGCCTCCAGGCTCTTGCCCTGTATCTCCTTGGTTTCTCCCACATCCTCCTCCCCGCTTCCCTCTCACTGGGAGCTCCCCCCACTCCTTCACCTGTGTGTCCACCCACTTGGCTCCCTGGCTGGTGTGCTCCACTCGGCCATAGAAGTGCACGGGCAGCATGAACTCAGGTCGGGCCTTCTCCCAGGGGTTTCCATAGCGAAGCCAGTCATCAGCCTCTTccatctgagcccaaggcaggtcgcagagaaaggaaggcagagtcAGACTCAGGCCCAGACCCAGACTCACACCACAGGGGGCAGTGGGTAGGGCAGGAGCCATAGCCCCAGTGTGCCCTCTCTAGAGTGTAAATGAAGGGCCCTGGGGTGGGTCCCTGGTCTGGTGGGGTATCCAATGGGACACGGTATGTGTATGGGAGTCTGAGAGGTTCCACAGGCATGGACCACCCGTTCCAAGAGTAACCAACAGGTTTTGGGGCCGGGGGAGAAGGGACAAGGATGCTTTTTGTCAAAGCTGAGCCTGTTTCTAGATCTTTCCGGAGACGGATGACCCAGTGGGGGTCCCCTCCATCATGCCTGGGTCCCCACAAGGCCAGGGCCCAAGGCCACTCACCTGCCAGCCCCCGCAGATCTTCTGGTTAAAAATCCCAAACTCGTACCGGATCCCGTAGCCATAGGCAGCCAGGCCCAGTGTTGCCATGGAGTCCAGAAAGCAGGCTACGGGTTTGCAGGGAGGTGGGTGTCAGGGACCCAGCAGAACAgagcccctctgcccaccccacccttgCCCCCTGCCCACTTACCGGCCAGCCGACCCAGGCCCCCGTTGCCCAGCCCCGCGTCCTCCTCgatctcctccagctcctccatgTCCAGGCCCAGCTGGAGGGGGAGGTAGGGCAGTGGTCAAGGCCAAGGGCCAGCAGGCGAATTCCCCAATACCTCAGCTGGCCCCACTCCTGGCCCCCTCCAAACCTGGTAGGTGGCCTCATCGCAGGCATTCTCCAAGGCCAGGTTCACCATGGTGTTTTGTAGGGTCCGTCCCATGTAGAACTCCAGAGACAAGTAGTAGACCCTCTGCCGGGGGAGACAGGTGCAGGGGGGTCAGGGCTGCCCAGCGGCCCCCAGCCAGGCCTCTCACACCTCCTGCCCCACTCCTCAGGCCCAGCACGTGCCAGCcctgtctccatttattttctcccCATCACAGGCTTCCGGACCCATCGGGAAGCTTCCCGTCCAGCATTTCCTCTGACTTTGGACACATCGcttttcttctctgagcctcagtctcctcatctggaaaatggggctgCCCTAACCACCTCGGGAATTGAGGTGCTTAGGAGCGGTGAAAACCCCTGCCATCGCACACAAGCCTCCGGACGGCCCACCGGGGAGTCAGGATGCAGAGAAGCCCCTCCAAGTCCTCCTCCAGAGGGAAAGGCCAAGGTGCAGAGAAACCAgtcatttgctcaaggtcaccgtGACCCACAGCCAGAGCTGGCCACCTCCTGTCCTTGAGGTGCCCAGTTCCCCTTGGTCCTCAAGCCTCAGCCCCAAGAAGAGGACAGGGGATGCTGCCGGTACCTGGGCTCCCAGTTTCCTAGGTCCCCTCCCCGGCCCActcgcccgcccccccccccccccccgcccaggagTGTCGGGTTGCTGACATTTACCATGACCCCGGTAGACACTTGATCCCACTTCCCCAGCTGTCCTGGCGGTACAGGGACACCACACCCGTATTTAATGACCCGTCCTTCCCCTTCAGGTCCAACCCAGGCCTCAGGGGTCTTCCCGACCACCAGAAGCCCCTCCACTCTCTGAATGGCCACTTGCCTTTGCAACCAGGATGCCTGatctgagccccccccccccaggtttcTCTGCCCAGGTTGTCCCAGCCCCAGCTGCACTCGGCACTGCTGCCCCTCCAACCTCAGTAACCTGGAAGGACCCTTTCTTTTGCCGCAGAAAACCCTGAGCCCACAAAGGGCTGCCGCTTGCTCGGGATCTCCCAGCCCCCGGGTGGGGCCGCCAGCCCATTTCCCACCCAGGACGCCCCAAGCAGCACCTTGGGGTCCTTCTCGTAGTAGTGCTGCTGCGTGCGGATCCAGCGACCCACGAGGTGGTCGCGCACGGTGTGGGCCAGCGCGAAGTAGTAGTCTCTCGGCGTGGCCACATTGCGGTCCTTCACGAGCGTGAAGTGGAGGTGCCGGTTGAAGCTCTTCTTGAGCTCGGTCACGTTCTCCACGCCGGCCAGGCCGCGCACGCTgatctgctttctcttctcctggtcTGACAGGGGCCGGGACATGGCTGCGGGAGGGCGGGCCGGACGGATGGGTGGACGGGGCGGCCTCAGCAGTGCCTCCAGCCAGGGAGTGGAGATCCCTGGCCGCCTGGGGTTTTAAAGCCTGGCTCTGGACGGCTCGCCCCGCCTCCCCCTGCAATGGGAGGGTCTTGGCCTGGCAGCTCAGGGAGCTATTTTGGGggcaaggggaggagaggggagaggggcagggagagcaggcCCAGCCTGGCTCATTCACAGCCCTGTGCTGACCCACTTCCTCCAGGCCTTGCACACTGGGGGCTTCTGCGCCCGGCTCTGCCTTTTGCAGTCGGGGACACAAAATGCCGCTCCGCCTGACAAGCCTGAGGCTTCCCCGGGGCTCAGGGGCTGGGCCTTCGGCTAAGCGGTTGCCCTGATCCGGGCCCTTTCCCTGGGTTGTGCATGAACGGTGGGGCCAGAGTTTGGCCTGCAGCAGCGCTCCTGGAGAAGCCGAGGAGGGCTGTCAGGGGGACAGGTGTCAAGAGGCTCAGCCTTCATCAGAGCGGACCAGCTTCTGGTTTAGACATTTGCCCAAAGACCTCCAACCACAAGCTGGAAGACCTCTGGTCAAGCTTCCATGGTGGCCCTACCAggggcggggtgggtggggggaggcctggggaggtggggagaggtcaAGTGGGGGGAGGTCATATGCTGTGGCAACAGGGGCAGGACACCCCCATGCACGCTTAAGGGCCAGGAGCGGAGGGTCAGCTGAACAGAAGAGGGGTAGCCAGCAAAGGACACTGGGTGCCTGAGAGAATGGGGACCAGGACTCTGGGTTCCAGGAGGTGGCATGGAGGAGGTCGCCTGAGGCAGGGCTACTGCCCCCACGCCACCCCCACCAAAGCTGAGCCACCCTGAGTTCCCCCTGTTGCTGTCCTTCAAGGAGCTCTGTAGTGACCTTTCGAGGGGGATGGTAGTCAGATTACAGGCCAGCTTTGGCCAGGGGCTGCCCGCCTAGAGCAGGGGCCTCTGGGAACTGTAGTCCTGGGCCCACAACGGCAGAATAAACAAGCATCCCCCACCGACTCATAATCCTGGCCCTGGTATCAGGTCTCCCTGTGACGCAGCTGCCCGGTGACCGGAGACCTCCTCCCGCTCGCTCCTCCCACCTGGGGCCACAGACGGAACAGGAATTCAGTGGGCCAGCGTTCACAGCTGTGACCTCACCTGTACAACGGGAGCCTCTGCACCCGGAACGCAACACCACTCACTTGTCTTCACGGCCGGGCAGCTAGGGGGCTGTCCCCAGTCCGCTGCTCATGCCCTGGCCCCATCCctgatttgctgtgtgacctttagCTGGTTGCTTTACTTTTCTGAGCCGTGAAGCCTTCATCCAATTTACACTCTCAAATGAGAATATAaattcctgcctcctccagctgctgccTCCTACTCCTGTGGAGGCGACACTGGATCCTGCTTTGTTCTTGGAGCAAAAGGAGCCCAGGGCTTGGTGCTATTTCAGAGGATGCCTGGGCCTCCCAGGGCAGTGGACTGGTGGGGAGGGACTGGGAGTTCTGGTCTCAGGGCTAAGGAAGCAGGTCAGAGGCCCGGACAGCTGCAGGGTGCTACTGAGAGAGCCTGGTTTGGGGGAAGGCTGAGCTGTCTTCGAGGACATTCTGAGCCACAGCAGACCCAGGCTGGGAGTGCAGGGTCTAAACTCGGAGTCTTCAGTTCCGAGCGCTGCTCTCCCCTGTCCCCGAACAGCATTCCGGTGTTGATCTCCCATAGCTGCCATGCTtcaaagtgagaaaaaaagatcaagaaaacACCCAAATGTGCCTACACAGAATTAGTGGGAATACAGGAAACTTTCTTAAATTTCTCGGTATTCCCCAGTTTCTCCTTTTGGTCTTTTGTACACTCTATTTCAGTGGAGTGCTTGGTGGCTCCCCGGTCTCGTCACAGCTCCCGCCCAGCCTCCAAGACCTGGTCTCCGGGCTTGGCTAGCTTCTGGGGCTGCTAGGCCTGGACTTGCTCTCACAACGCTTCCGAGTGGAGCTCAGAAGGCTCCTTGGTGCACAGAGCTCCCTGGAGACAGCGGCACGTCATCTGTGCTGTCGCCTCACACCCCAGTTGTGGCAACACCCTGGCCACGCAGACCTGCTCTGCACTGACCCCTAATTGCCCCTGCTCCCAAACCATTCCCGAATGAACCCAATCCTCTTCCGGTCGTGGGGCTCTGATGCCCCTCTTCCTACGCATCAGCACTGTGCTCACCCTTCTTCGGGGCTCAAGTCACTTGCTCAACTAGGAAACAGAAACTCCTTTTTagagtaggctccatgcccaatgtggggcttgaactcacgaccctgagatcaagagtctcacactctacggaccgagccagccaggcacccagaaaTTACTTTTGAGTGATTTCTCCAACTACCTTCCTTGTGGGTCCCTTCCATCTTTGATGTCTGTGCCCCCCAAACTGTTTCCAGACTTTTTCCAGGGGTGACGCCACTCCTGGGCCCCTCCTTTTATCTTGcaagccccagcccagcctgagACCTTCAAGACTCAAACGGACCCACTTCTTGTGTCCCCACGTCCTCCCCAATCCCTCACTCCCCAGTGCTGTGTGTGCAGATCAATCCTGAACCCTGGAAGCACTTGACCAACTTGAGTAACTCAAGGTTGTTTATGTCTGACTAGGTTTCTACCCAGAAATCCTGCCTCCTTTTCCAGACCAATCTTGGGTTTCTCCAGAGCCCTAGTGCTGACCTTTCCCAACTGGTATTCCTTTCACCAaccaagctgggggggggggcgggggcggggagccaGTGCTGCCACGACAGACAGGAACAGACATGGCTGAGCAAAGGCTTTTCCCCCAGGTATCTAAAGGCAGGTGGGAGCGCATTTCACATCTCTCCCCACTCTGCCACAAAGCTCCCCGCACTTCTGAGGGCCAAGCCTTCCTGCCGTCTCTTCCATTTCAGGGCCTGGAGCTCCTCGGAGAAAGGCCTGGAGAAAGGCCTGAGACGGATGCCTTAGTTAGCCACTTTGTTACTCTCCAAAACCTTAACAAAAGCTGGCGGCAGGGAGCAGTGAGGGAGCTAGCACAGGAATGGAGCTGGCCCCAGGGGAGAGAGGCGGAGGAGCTAGCTGGGCTGCGGTTAAgtcatttattgattttatttctaaaacccACATAGCGCCACTTTGCCTCTTCCAGAGCTTCAAAGAGCTAATTAACCGCCCAATGAGCCCACCAGGGAAACCGAGCTTGTGGGGGAAGCAATGAGGTgaagccaaggtcaaagagggtTGCtaggccccagccctgcccccattcCGTCAgttaaggacaaagagaaaagatcATTCTCTTGAAGTTTAGGGCTTGGTTAGGGAAACCCACTGAACTTGCCTTGCTTCCGAGGCTCCGTTAACCCTGCCGGCCTGTAACAAAGTAAGCAGCACCGACAGTCCAGATAGGACCCACGCCACCGGCTTCCGCCCTACACAGAGCAGTGTCGGTCCCAACCTGAAGGTGGAAAGCAGCCCAGGCCAGTTGCCCCCACTGGCCAGGTGCTGGGGGCAGCAGGACCTTGCTGTCACGAACCCCCCCCAAGGAAGCAAAGGCAGCCAGGAAAGGGCAGGCTCTGCGCAGCTCCCCCAGGGACGGCACTGCAGGGCAGCGgccgggtaaggacctcacaccCTGTGCAGCCCTGATGTGGATGCTTCGGGGGCCCCAGACACGGAAGAACGAAACAGCATGAGACCCCCCGGAAAGAAGTGCTTACAAAGCACAAGGCGGGGCAATTTtcttctgcccccacccagccccacagcCTGCGGTGCTGGCAGGCTGCAAGTCaccagcagagaaagaaaaagccacttGGCGGTTTTAATTTTAGCTGCTCTGTGCCTCACAGGCAGGATTAGTTGGCTTGACCTTTAGTGCCGAGGCCTCCCTAGGCCCAGGGCCTTAGTCAGGTGGTAGCTTCCAGGCAGAGACCGCAACCGGAGCTCAGCAAACGAGAGGGTCCAAGCCCCAGGGAAAGGCCTTCAAAACAACAGGGACCAGGGGATTGAGGGGTGacggggatgggggtggtggtgaagaaCCTGGTTCTCGGCTGTGAACCAGTAAACAAGGGGAAGATGGTGGGACCACCCACACACTCAGCTTCCACCAGCAAAGCCACACACTGGGACACAGGCGGCAGGCTCCTTAATGAGCGTCCCGGGGGCTCCCCAGAGAGAACGGGACGCTGGGGCCAGGGGCTGAAGCAGGCAGGTGAGGTAACTTCGGAGCTGCTGCTGAGGGCACGGGGGTGTTCAATGAGGAAAAAACATGAAGAGACAGACCCAGAAAACCACACTGCTCTTTTATTCAATGGAACATCCAACCCCCTTTAACGCAGTGTTGAATCATACACCGAAAAAAAAGCCCAGAGAAATTTCTGCAGATAAACCAGTGAAGAGAACGCGCATTATACATTGTCAACATAATCACTCCAtgaaaagggaaggggagaaaaaagtagAACGAAAAACAAGGGGCTCAAACCCCTAGACACTGCAGAACATTCAGACAtttgggattaaaataaaatttgaaaggaaaccttccaggaaggaaaggaacaaaTGGAATCTGAGGCAGCTCAGGTGCTCAGGGAGCATGAAGAGGACTCTCCAGGGTGGCAGACAAGCCCAGAGTGTCTTGGGTGGCCCCACCCAGCACTGGCAGGGGTGCCAGGATGGATGTCGGCCCTGAAAATTAACCCACTCCTCTACAGAGATGGCAAAGACAAAATGTCAAactaaccaaaaataaaaataaaaaataaaaataaacctctgGGGTGGTCATGGCAACCTTGAAAATCTTAGAACCAAAGGACCCCCCCCCATAACCTGACATTAATGGCCAAAGCTTGCGCCTAAAACCAtttgctccctcctctccttggGAAGAGAAcaggaatggagaaaaaggaaaggaatctaACTGCAGCGGAAGATCGGGGAAGAGCATCTCCTTGGACGGAGTCTGAAGAAAGGAACAGATAGGAAataacacaggaaaaagaaaaaaattaataaaaatgtcacGATATGGAGCCAGCGTGTTCCGATTCCGTCCACAAAAATAACTCAGGCTGCTTTGCCGAACCATCCTGTCCACCAGGGGCGCTGCTGAGGCTGTCTGCCTGGAAGGGTCACCAATGGGCGCGGAAAGTCCTCACTCTCATGGCTCGGGCCATCGCCGCCGCGGGGAGGGATCCTGGCGGCCCGGtttggggagaggcaaagggagttgggtgaggagagaaagaagacaaagaagacaCTCGATGCTACGGGGCGCCAGGAGAGCCCAAGCTGGCGCCCCTACTACCACCTGCCCGTTCCCAAGCGAGTCCTCAGTCGCTTGGCCCAGCCcggtgcgtgcacacacacacatgcgtgcacacaaaTCACATGCGTGCATCCCAATGTCTGGCTCCATATGGTGAGGTTCGGCGTGTGTTTAAACGAGACcaattctctctctatataatatatattttcttaaaaaaccgAGTCTAGTTCTGTGGTGGAGGCGGTGGGGGAGCTGGAGGCATCCCGAAGGGCGGCATGCCCGCCACCCCCATGCCCATCATGGTGACAAAGTTAGAAGGGTCCAtgggaggcggaggaggagggggcggggcatACATCATGCCGGCGGAACcaggcggcggaggcggcggagggggaggggccccGGGCGGCAGAGGCGGCTGGACCCCGGGGGGCAGGGGCACCATAGTGGGGTTGCCTTGCATCTGAGGGGCTCCTGGAGAAGCTGCGGCAGCCGCCTGCTGCTGTTGCCATGGCGGGATGGACCCTGTGCCAGCGCTCGTGGTGGTAGTCGTCGTATCTGGGGTGGTAAagaagcccaaggtcacacgcgCGGGGGCACACCGCGGCTCTCTGCGGCTGCTGCCTTGGGATGGGGGGGCGAGGGGCGCCTGTTCCTTGCTTGGCATGCGGTACGGTGgtggggggcgggcgggcggggctgTCCTGGTGAtggggagtggaggggtgggcaggaCTACCCTGGGGTCAGCCTCGAGGTCTCTGGGCTTAGCAGAGTAAGCCCTTTGTCACCAATGCCCCTGGAAGGGCTGAGGGGAAGGTACCAGACACAAGAACCGGCTCTGACATCCCTCCGCCCATCCGCCGCCACCACCGAACGGCACATTCAACCTCAAGGCCACAGCTACTCTCCCCACAGCCCGTCCCATCCCTGCAGTCTCTCAGGCCCCAATCACATCCCTCTCCGCAGCATGCAggcaccctccccaccccggccTTACACACAGGCCCGGGGCCAGCCAGCAGCCGGCAGCTCACACAGCCCAGCCCGTGAGAGCCTGGATTTCTGGTACTCTACCTACGATGGCAGGTTCCCTCCAGGTCCCCCCAAACTGCTCCCCAGACACAACCACGCCAAACATCAGCTCTCTTCCCCAAGACCCCCAGGGGCCACAAAGCCCTTTCTGCTTACACCCCCAGCAGAGAGCAGCATCTCCTCCCTGGGTGTCTGCCTGCCGCTGTGAGCTGTGAGGTTCTCTTGCTCCTCTCAGCCCCACCTCCCCGTCCCACCCACCCCCACGAGCCCAAAATATTCCACTCACTTTGCTGCCATGGCAAGGGGGTACTGGAAGCCATACTGCTGCTGGGCGGAGGGGGTGGcggaggctgctgctgctgttgctgccaTGGGGGAAGAGGAccagagggagggggcgggggctgcccactgggaggcggcggcggcggcggcatcATGCCCATAGGCGGCGGTGGCATCATACCTGCAGGTAGGTGGAGGCAAGGGTGAGGCCTCAGGGGAGAAGAGGGACTGGGGACACAGACCCCACTCCCAGGTCCAGGGCACACCCCGGAGTGAGCAGATGACAGGCCGCATTACCTTTTCCTTGATGCAGGCGATAGACCCCAGAGCCCACAGGCGTACTTCCCAGGTACTGATCTTGATGGAAGGAAAGAGCAGGGACTTAGCAGGACATTTGAACTGGTCAGGGAAGATGCCCCCACCGACAGTTTATTTGCTTCACACAGCTTGCAACCACTACTCTTCTAAGAACAGTTCTGGAACCTTGCCTTTGAGAGGTAGGCCTGTGTCTACCCCACACAGAAATCACTTCCTAAACCAGGATGAAATCTTGCTCCTTCTGAAGCCCCAACCTTGGCAAAAGACCTGGTGCAATACCCAGCCACTGTGGGAGCTGCTTCCGGTTCACAGCAACCTGATGTCACCCTTGCTTATCCCAAAGCCCCAAGGTTTCTGGTCTGACACTTACTTACCCATTGGAGGAGGGCCGTGATGCCCAGGTGGGTGGGGGCCCTGGTTCATCGGTGGTGGTGGCGGCTGCATCCAAGGGGGTGGGGGTCCGTTAGGGTTGTGCTGCATGGGATGTCCACCATGCCCACCTGTCAGGCTGGGTAATGGGTGTGGGAAGCTGTGGGGGCCACCTCCAGGCCCACCAGGACCACCTCCGTGCATGCCATGGTAGGGCCGACTCTCTGAAGGGCCCGAATTCATCCAGGGTGGGCGGCTCTGGGTGGTGGACATGAGAGACTACGTGAGAGCGTTTCCCGCCAACGTCCCTGCCTGCGCCCCCTGCTGGCAACACTGTTCTTTCGGCTCTGCCAAGAGGACCGGAAAACACACAAGGACAGGATCTTCCTAAAGTGAAAGATCCCCAAACATCCTGACACCCGGAAGAACAATGTTGCCAGCCACGTCTGTCAACGTGCTCTACCCGAAGCACCTGGCCAGAGCCCCCAGTCTCTGAGGAAGAGAATGGGGGGGGCCAGACACTAAGAACCAGCCCCTGAAACTCACCGGTGGAGGTGGGTTGTTGGCGGGAGCAGCAGGCCGAGGTGCGCTGGCCAGGGGCGTGGTGGCGGGCCCAGAGGTGGAGCCCACAGATGCCGGCACAGGTGCTTCGCCCAGTTCAGCCATGAGGGACAAATATTCTTTATCCATCCGTGCTTTATCCTGAGCTGACTGGGGGTCACCAGGCCTGAAGGCGGGACGGGACACGGAGAAAGAGAGCgcgagaagggaagaaaaattcGTTATTAGCAAGGAAAGTTCTATCCTGAAGAACTGACAGAGTTTTGAGGAATTCAATCATCTTTTCTAACCGTTCCTCAAAATCGTCTCATCAAGTCCTCGGTTCTGCACCCAGCTCTGCATGTGGGAGACCACGTGGATTTCTGCCACAACAGAGAAGACCGAGAGCACCCAGCCAGCCACA is a window from the Ursus arctos isolate Adak ecotype North America unplaced genomic scaffold, UrsArc2.0 scaffold_23, whole genome shotgun sequence genome containing:
- the SF1 gene encoding splicing factor 1 isoform X8, with product MATGANATPLDFPSKKRKRSRWNQDTMEQKTVIPGMPTVIPPGLTREQERAYIVQLQIEDLTRKLRTGDLGIPPNPEDRSPSPEPIYNSEGKRLNTREFRTRKKLEEERHNLITEMVALNPDFKPPADYKPPATRVSDKVMIPQDEYPEINFVGLLIGPRGNTLKNIEKECNAKIMIRGKGSVKEGKVGRKDGQMLPGEDEPLHALVTANTMENVKKAVEQIRNILKQGIETPEDQNDLRKMQLRELARLNGTLREDDNRILRPWQSSETRSITNTTVCTKCGGAGHIASDCKFQRPGDPQSAQDKARMDKEYLSLMAELGEAPVPASVGSTSGPATTPLASAPRPAAPANNPPPPSLMSTTQSRPPWMNSGPSESRPYHGMHGGGPGGPGGGPHSFPHPLPSLTGGHGGHPMQHNPNGPPPPWMQPPPPPMNQGPHPPGHHGPPPMGKSVPGKYACGLWGLSPASRKRYDATAAYGHDAAAAAASQWAAPAPSLWSSSPMAATAAAASATPSAQQQYGFQYPLAMAAKYDDYHHERWHRVHPAMATAAGGCRSFSRSPSDARQPHYGAPAPRGPAASAARGPSPSAASAAWFRRHDVCPAPSSSASHGPF